One region of Polaribacter pectinis genomic DNA includes:
- a CDS encoding DUF368 domain-containing protein, which yields MHKQRNFVQKTSLFLKGLAMGAANKVPGVSGGTVSFVFGFYEELIYSFRKINLIALKLLLNGRFSSFYKYVNGQFLLLIMGGSIFSYFSISLVLDYFLANYELYVWSWFFGMIIGSIYYIGKDFGEWSTKNIISLVIGASIGLGISFLTPATENDNLWFVFVCGIIGVSGMTLPGLSGSFILILLGNYVLLLVDSVNELFHIIVRLLSGDFKVLSDPVKMRYLKIISVFTAGSAFGLVSISHVLGYVLKRWNQIVNAVIIGFITGSLGIVWPWKKATFLNINGNIQLDKKGNKIIENYERFIPDFSNIETWIAIFYVALGIGLILVIDYYGRKKK from the coding sequence ATGCATAAACAACGAAATTTTGTTCAGAAAACATCCCTTTTTTTAAAAGGCTTGGCAATGGGAGCGGCTAATAAAGTTCCTGGAGTTTCTGGTGGTACAGTTTCTTTTGTTTTTGGCTTTTATGAAGAGTTAATCTACTCATTTAGAAAAATAAACTTAATAGCTTTAAAATTACTTTTAAATGGCCGTTTTTCTAGTTTCTATAAATATGTAAACGGACAATTTCTTCTCTTGATAATGGGAGGAAGTATTTTTAGTTATTTTAGTATTTCTCTTGTTTTAGATTACTTTTTAGCGAATTATGAACTTTATGTATGGAGTTGGTTTTTTGGGATGATAATTGGTTCTATTTACTACATTGGAAAAGATTTTGGAGAATGGAGTACCAAAAATATTATTTCATTAGTAATAGGTGCTTCTATAGGTTTAGGAATTAGTTTTTTAACTCCTGCAACAGAAAACGATAATCTTTGGTTTGTTTTTGTTTGTGGTATTATAGGGGTTTCTGGTATGACACTTCCAGGTCTTTCAGGCTCATTTATTTTAATTTTACTAGGAAACTATGTTTTACTTTTGGTGGATTCTGTTAATGAGTTATTTCATATAATAGTTCGTCTTTTATCAGGAGATTTTAAGGTACTTTCTGATCCTGTAAAAATGAGATACTTAAAAATAATTAGTGTTTTTACAGCTGGTTCAGCATTTGGGTTGGTTTCAATTTCTCATGTTTTAGGCTATGTTTTAAAACGATGGAATCAAATTGTAAACGCTGTTATTATCGGTTTTATCACAGGTTCTTTAGGTATAGTTTGGCCTTGGAAAAAAGCAACTTTTTTAAATATAAATGGAAACATTCAATTAGATAAAAAAGGAAATAAAATTATAGAAAATTACGAGCGTTTTATTCCAGATTTTTCAAATATAGAAACTTGGATTGCAATTTTCTATGTTGCACTTGGTATAGGTTTAATTTTAGTTATAGATTATTATGGAAGAAAAAAGAAATAA
- a CDS encoding DUF368 domain-containing protein: MSRSLKEYIVVGLKGMAMGAADVVPGVSGGTIAFISGIYEELLSSISNVNLGLFKTLKNDGIKAAWKQLNGSFLLALFIGIFISIISLAKAIKYLLENEPILLWSFFFGLVLASIIYIAKQIEKWNFISVLILVLGAFLAYYITTLNPLVSENSSILFMFLAGAIAICAMILPGISGAFILVLLGAYKPILAAVNDRDFKTIAAVGFGAIIGLLSFSKVLKWLFANYKNYTLAALTGFIIGSLNKIWPWKETLTWRTNSHGVEVPFNQQSVSPFSFNGDAELTMAIVLAIIGFGLILLMEKLAVKKQ, translated from the coding sequence ATGAGTAGAAGTTTAAAAGAGTATATTGTTGTCGGCTTAAAAGGAATGGCAATGGGTGCAGCAGATGTGGTGCCAGGTGTTTCTGGAGGTACAATTGCATTTATTTCAGGAATTTATGAAGAATTATTAAGTTCTATCAGTAATGTTAATTTAGGTTTGTTTAAAACTTTAAAAAATGATGGAATAAAAGCTGCTTGGAAACAATTAAATGGTAGTTTTTTATTGGCTTTATTTATAGGGATTTTTATCAGTATAATTTCATTAGCAAAAGCTATAAAATACCTTTTAGAAAACGAACCTATCTTATTATGGTCGTTCTTTTTTGGATTGGTTTTAGCAAGTATTATTTACATTGCAAAACAGATTGAAAAATGGAATTTTATTTCAGTTTTAATACTAGTTTTAGGTGCGTTTTTAGCATATTATATTACCACTTTAAATCCTTTGGTTTCAGAAAATTCGTCTATATTATTTATGTTTTTGGCTGGAGCTATTGCAATTTGCGCAATGATTTTACCCGGAATTTCAGGAGCTTTTATCCTAGTTTTATTAGGTGCATATAAACCTATTTTAGCAGCAGTAAATGATAGAGATTTTAAAACAATTGCTGCTGTTGGTTTTGGTGCAATTATAGGTTTGTTAAGTTTCTCTAAAGTCTTAAAATGGTTATTTGCAAATTACAAAAATTATACTCTTGCTGCTTTAACAGGTTTTATAATTGGTTCTTTAAATAAGATTTGGCCTTGGAAAGAGACGTTAACTTGGCGCACAAATTCTCATGGAGTAGAAGTGCCTTTTAACCAACAAAGTGTATCTCCTTTTTCTTTTAATGGAGATGCAGAATTAACAATGGCAATTGTTTTAGCTATTATTGGTTTTGGTTTGATTTTGTTAATGGAAAAACTAGCTGTTAAAAAACAGTAA
- a CDS encoding superoxide dismutase family protein, with product MKILKNLILSLITLILFSCGKGEEKTAIVNIEARSNSNVTGNVTFKENNGKLVMKAEVFGLSEGNHAIHIHTIGDCSAPDGKSAGGHWNPTNENHGKWMQEPFHVGDIGNIVADKDGKGTIERETDLWCINCEDETKNIVGKAIIVHAGPDDFSSQPSGAAGPRVGCGEIKVR from the coding sequence ATGAAAATTCTAAAAAATTTAATTTTATCACTAATTACACTTATTCTATTTTCTTGTGGTAAGGGTGAAGAAAAAACTGCAATTGTAAATATAGAGGCCAGAAGTAATAGTAATGTAACAGGAAACGTAACTTTTAAAGAGAACAACGGAAAGTTAGTTATGAAAGCTGAAGTATTTGGCTTAAGCGAAGGAAATCATGCTATTCATATTCACACAATAGGAGATTGTTCTGCACCCGATGGAAAATCTGCTGGTGGTCATTGGAACCCAACAAATGAAAATCATGGAAAATGGATGCAAGAACCATTTCATGTTGGAGATATTGGTAATATAGTTGCCGATAAAGATGGTAAAGGAACCATTGAAAGAGAAACAGATTTATGGTGTATTAACTGTGAAGATGAAACAAAAAATATTGTTGGAAAAGCAATTATTGTTCATGCTGGACCAGATGATTTTAGCTCTCAACCTTCTGGCGCAGCAGGACCAAGAGTTGGATGTGGGGAAATTAAAGTTAGATAA
- a CDS encoding tetratricopeptide repeat protein has protein sequence MSLTKFESMLKTNNIYFFDLVEFEEIIIHYLDVGKHALAKKAVKLGLEQHPQSVDLKLLQVELYVFENEIDKASSLLKKIEKIEPNNDEVFIQKGTINSKKGLHKEAILDFEKALSFTDDKVDIWSLLGMEYLYLDDFKNARLNFANCIDADVEDYSALYNIVYCFDMEEKHKEAISYLNMYIDKNPYCEVAWHQLGRQYFILKMFKEALSSFDYAVLIDESFIGGYLEKAKTLEELERYQEAIDNYLITLELDDPTAFAYLRIGECYEKIDKYNAAISYYKKAVHEDPLLDRGWILLTNLYYEQENYQKAAYYISKAIKIDEDNFMYWRRYSEINLRLNFFEEVIIGYNKCLAIGDDGLEVFVGLSDVLSFLGEFNKALSFMVKAEKTYGGFAEIEYRLAGLYFLLNKEKKALEHLIIGLETDYDYHIILNEIYPTVFEDSKVQNLIQFYKK, from the coding sequence ATGTCTTTAACAAAATTTGAATCCATGCTTAAAACCAACAATATCTATTTTTTTGATTTGGTTGAGTTTGAAGAAATCATAATTCATTATTTAGATGTTGGTAAACACGCACTTGCTAAAAAAGCAGTAAAGCTAGGTTTAGAACAACACCCACAATCTGTAGATTTAAAATTATTACAAGTAGAATTGTATGTTTTTGAAAATGAGATTGATAAAGCTTCTTCTTTATTAAAAAAGATAGAAAAAATAGAACCTAATAATGATGAGGTTTTTATTCAAAAAGGTACAATAAATTCAAAAAAAGGATTGCACAAAGAAGCTATTTTAGACTTTGAAAAAGCACTTTCTTTTACAGATGATAAAGTAGATATTTGGTCTTTATTAGGAATGGAATACCTTTATTTAGACGATTTTAAAAATGCTCGTTTAAACTTTGCAAACTGTATAGATGCAGATGTAGAAGATTATTCTGCACTTTACAACATTGTGTATTGTTTTGATATGGAAGAGAAACATAAAGAAGCAATTTCATATTTGAATATGTATATTGATAAAAACCCTTATTGCGAAGTTGCTTGGCATCAATTAGGGCGTCAATATTTTATTTTAAAAATGTTTAAAGAAGCTTTATCTTCTTTTGATTATGCTGTTTTAATAGATGAATCTTTTATTGGTGGTTATTTAGAAAAAGCAAAAACTTTAGAAGAATTAGAACGTTATCAAGAAGCAATAGATAATTATTTAATTACTTTAGAATTAGATGATCCAACAGCGTTTGCATATTTAAGAATAGGTGAATGTTACGAGAAAATAGATAAATACAACGCAGCAATTTCTTACTACAAAAAAGCTGTACATGAAGATCCTTTGTTAGATAGGGGGTGGATTTTATTAACGAACTTATATTACGAACAAGAAAACTATCAAAAAGCTGCTTATTACATATCCAAAGCAATAAAAATTGATGAGGATAATTTTATGTATTGGAGAAGATATTCAGAAATAAATTTAAGACTTAACTTTTTTGAAGAAGTAATTATTGGTTATAATAAATGTTTAGCTATTGGTGATGATGGATTAGAGGTTTTTGTTGGTTTATCAGATGTTTTATCTTTTTTAGGTGAATTTAATAAAGCTTTAAGTTTTATGGTAAAAGCTGAAAAAACTTACGGAGGTTTTGCAGAAATAGAATATAGATTGGCAGGTTTATATTTTCTTCTAAATAAAGAGAAAAAAGCATTAGAGCATTTAATAATTGGTTTAGAAACAGATTACGATTATCATATAATTTTAAATGAAATTTATCCAACAGTTTTTGAAGATTCTAAAGTTCAAAATCTAATTCAGTTTTATAAAAAATAA
- the pyrR gene encoding bifunctional pyr operon transcriptional regulator/uracil phosphoribosyltransferase PyrR codes for MSRKTLLNSKDIEIILHRLACQLIENHNDFKNTVLIGLQPRGSFLANRLAHLLKTEYNIKNLELGLLDITFYRDDFRRKETPLAASSTEMNFLIEDKKVVIIDDVLFSGRSIRAALTAIQSYGRPKNIELLVLIDRRFSRHLPIQPNYRGRQVDAINEEKVLVTWNETHKKDAVYIEQK; via the coding sequence ATGAGCAGAAAAACCTTACTTAACTCTAAAGATATTGAAATCATACTTCATAGATTGGCGTGTCAGTTAATCGAAAACCATAATGATTTTAAAAATACTGTTTTAATTGGTTTACAACCAAGAGGTTCTTTTCTTGCCAATAGATTAGCACATCTGTTAAAGACAGAATACAACATCAAAAATTTAGAATTAGGTCTTTTAGACATTACTTTTTACAGAGATGATTTTAGAAGAAAAGAAACACCATTGGCTGCTTCTTCTACTGAAATGAATTTTTTAATTGAAGATAAAAAAGTAGTAATTATAGACGATGTTTTATTTTCTGGAAGAAGTATTAGAGCTGCTTTAACGGCAATTCAATCTTACGGAAGACCAAAAAATATTGAATTATTGGTTTTAATTGATAGACGTTTTAGTAGACATTTACCAATTCAGCCAAATTATAGAGGAAGACAAGTAGATGCTATAAACGAAGAAAAAGTTTTAGTAACTTGGAACGAAACGCATAAAAAAGACGCAGTTTACATAGAACAAAAATAA
- a CDS encoding aspartate carbamoyltransferase catalytic subunit — MSELSVEHLLGIKYLNTNDIDLIFKTADHFKEVINRPIKKVPSLRDITIANLFFENSTRTKLSFELAEKRLSADVINFSASQSSVKKGETLIDTVNNILSMKVDIVVMRHPNVGAGVFLSKHVDAKIINAGDGTHEHPTQALLDSYSIREKLGSVKGKKIVIVGDVLHSRVALSNIFALQLQGAKVKVCGPTTLIPKYITSLGVEVETNLKKALEWCDVANVLRVQHERMDIKYFPSTREYTQLFGINKEILDNLGKKIVIMHPGPINRGVEITSDVADSNESIILNQVENGVAVRMAVIYLLAQQVKR; from the coding sequence ATGTCAGAATTAAGTGTAGAACATTTACTGGGAATAAAATATCTAAATACAAACGATATTGATCTTATTTTTAAAACTGCAGATCATTTTAAAGAGGTAATTAATAGGCCTATTAAAAAAGTTCCTTCTTTAAGAGATATTACCATTGCAAATTTATTTTTTGAAAACAGTACCAGAACAAAATTAAGTTTCGAACTTGCTGAAAAACGTTTATCTGCAGACGTAATTAACTTTTCTGCGAGTCAATCTTCAGTAAAAAAAGGAGAAACATTAATAGATACAGTTAACAACATTTTATCTATGAAAGTAGACATTGTTGTAATGCGACACCCAAATGTTGGTGCTGGTGTTTTCTTATCGAAACATGTAGATGCAAAGATTATAAACGCTGGAGACGGAACTCATGAACACCCAACACAAGCCTTATTAGATTCATATTCTATAAGAGAAAAACTAGGTTCTGTAAAAGGAAAAAAAATAGTAATTGTTGGTGATGTTTTACACTCTAGAGTAGCTTTATCTAACATATTTGCACTGCAATTGCAAGGCGCAAAAGTAAAAGTTTGTGGGCCAACAACTTTAATACCTAAATACATTACTAGTTTAGGTGTAGAAGTAGAAACCAACTTAAAAAAGGCTTTAGAATGGTGTGATGTTGCCAATGTTTTACGTGTGCAACATGAAAGAATGGATATTAAATATTTTCCATCAACAAGAGAATACACGCAACTTTTTGGCATAAATAAAGAGATTTTAGACAATCTTGGCAAGAAAATTGTAATAATGCATCCAGGACCAATAAATCGTGGTGTAGAAATTACAAGTGATGTTGCCGATTCTAATGAATCCATTATTCTGAATCAAGTTGAAAACGGAGTTGCTGTAAGGATGGCGGTTATTTATTTATTGGCGCAACAAGTTAAAAGATAA
- a CDS encoding T9SS type A sorting domain-containing protein: MIKKILFILLFSFSFVGFSQEISLDDLSAAPNPFTNSTKIIFTANSNTEITFTVKNVLGKTVFNKKIQTKLGKNSFPFYKNDLAAGMYIYSIQDKKKIISKRFVIR; encoded by the coding sequence ATGATAAAAAAAATACTTTTTATTTTACTTTTTAGTTTTTCATTCGTGGGTTTTTCGCAAGAAATATCTTTGGATGATTTATCTGCTGCTCCAAACCCTTTCACAAACTCAACAAAAATTATATTTACAGCAAATTCTAATACAGAAATTACATTTACAGTAAAGAATGTTTTAGGAAAAACTGTTTTCAATAAAAAAATTCAAACAAAATTAGGAAAGAACTCTTTTCCTTTTTACAAGAATGATTTAGCTGCAGGAATGTATATTTATAGCATTCAAGATAAGAAGAAAATCATATCTAAACGTTTTGTTATTAGATGA
- a CDS encoding ribonuclease Z, with product MSLNLTILGCHSATPRINAFPTSQYLEINNRHFLIDCGEGTQRQMRKYKVGFSKIDHIFISHLHGDHFYGLVGLLSTYGILSREKEMHIFGPVGIKKATLQMLKISESHAKFNMIFHELSSTESELIFEDDKVSVRTIPLKHRVYTNGYLFTEKEKPRKLNMLNISGYPEIDKADYNNIKAGRDITLASGEIISNKELTMNPPKPLSFAFCSDTCYKPDIVPIIKNVDLLYHEATFLDDRQDLAKKTRHSTSIEAAQIAKDADVKQLVVGHYSGRYKDISLFKKEAETVFSNVELAEPGKTFSID from the coding sequence ATGAGTCTAAATCTAACTATTCTAGGCTGTCATTCAGCAACTCCTCGTATTAACGCATTTCCAACTTCGCAATATTTAGAAATTAACAACCGTCATTTTTTAATTGATTGTGGTGAAGGTACACAACGTCAAATGCGAAAATACAAAGTCGGTTTTTCTAAAATAGACCATATTTTTATTTCTCACTTACATGGAGATCACTTTTATGGTTTGGTTGGTTTATTATCTACTTACGGTATATTAAGTAGAGAAAAAGAAATGCATATTTTTGGTCCTGTTGGCATTAAAAAAGCAACATTACAAATGCTAAAAATTTCTGAATCTCATGCAAAATTTAATATGATTTTTCATGAATTATCTTCTACAGAAAGTGAACTTATTTTTGAAGATGATAAAGTTTCGGTAAGAACAATTCCTTTAAAACATAGAGTTTACACAAACGGATATTTATTTACAGAAAAGGAAAAACCGAGAAAACTGAATATGCTAAATATTAGCGGTTACCCTGAAATTGATAAAGCAGATTACAATAATATAAAAGCGGGTAGGGATATAACTTTAGCGTCTGGTGAAATTATTTCTAATAAGGAATTAACAATGAATCCGCCAAAACCATTAAGCTTTGCTTTTTGTAGTGACACTTGTTACAAACCAGATATTGTACCCATTATTAAAAATGTAGATTTATTATATCATGAAGCTACTTTTTTAGATGACAGACAAGATTTAGCTAAAAAAACAAGACATTCTACTTCTATTGAAGCTGCCCAAATTGCCAAAGATGCAGATGTAAAGCAGTTAGTTGTAGGTCATTATTCAGGTAGATATAAAGATATTTCTTTATTTAAAAAAGAAGCAGAAACTGTTTTTTCTAATGTTGAATTAGCAGAACCAGGAAAAACTTTTAGTATTGATTAG
- a CDS encoding CoA-binding protein: MKNITLVLGASTNPNRYSNIAIKRLMGKELPVAALGLRKGKIGNVVIDDEKQDYKNIDTVTLYLNPKRQEEYYNYIIGLAPRRVIFNPGTENMEFVKLLKENNIESEIACTLVLLSTNQY, from the coding sequence ATGAAAAATATAACACTAGTTCTTGGCGCGTCTACAAATCCTAATAGATATTCTAATATTGCAATTAAAAGATTGATGGGTAAAGAGTTGCCTGTTGCTGCTTTAGGTTTAAGAAAAGGAAAAATAGGAAATGTTGTTATTGATGATGAAAAACAAGATTACAAAAACATAGATACTGTTACTTTATATCTAAATCCTAAAAGACAAGAGGAATATTATAATTACATTATTGGTTTAGCACCAAGAAGAGTAATTTTTAATCCTGGAACAGAAAATATGGAGTTTGTAAAATTGTTGAAAGAAAATAATATTGAGTCAGAAATTGCTTGTACGTTAGTTTTATTATCTACTAATCAATACTAA
- a CDS encoding outer membrane beta-barrel family protein, with product MKKILLFALLIVSANSFAQMAKSNLVKPGVISGKVIDNTSKQALPYVNIVVRDVTKKIVTGGITDENGLFNIKDIPNGKSLIEVQYIGFKTFSKEINITKENKNINLGTITLNEDSASLDEVVVRAETSTVVQKVDRKVINVGKDLTAAGTTASELLNNVQSVSVDSQTGSISLRGNDNVRVLIDGKPTNISAAQVLKQIPSTSIKSIELITNPSAKYNPEGMSGIINIILNKNANMGFNGSVDTGITAGHYVRYNASTNMNYKTGNVNFFANYGYNGGDNFNYGFVDRPGSNILQNFQFINNNQSHLFKVGADIYLNDKNTLSFYTTQNRFTGGGTGTTRITENGTLISNAPNVQDQRNKTGTYNVNYKVDFEKEGHNLEFEATYSKTDNPEDATNNDLTRTPSDQDYKLLNYFNDIENDRSNTLINIDYTNPVSKEGKLELGLEYRTNKTANINLTDQERYTFDANGNVTGTEPLGNSSFDYDRKIYSGYVNYGHKFGKLTMQLGARLEQYEIVGNFKQNNVAAPQVTDDIFSVYPSAFFTYAASEKNQWQVSYSRRVDRPGISQVNPIREWSTPLITSVGNPDLIPQFTNSFELNYTRQIKNGSVTLGTFYRKINDVISRVTDVDLLDPNNRAQILTFRNFDDTSAYGLEFSTNYKVNNWWRINSSMDFYSQKQLGSVDLTSANPQRIEVTNEVFNARISNSFKATKNLSLQLFAMYRGPSKDIQWETENMWMVNTGASLSVLKGKGTINFRVNDIFQGMKFAFNSENPYTQNGQFNWESRTAYLGFNYRFGGGKNKAKRRRNRDDNEKDGGGGFF from the coding sequence ATGAAAAAAATACTACTTTTTGCGTTACTAATTGTATCTGCAAATTCTTTTGCTCAAATGGCAAAAAGCAACCTTGTAAAACCTGGAGTAATTTCAGGAAAAGTAATAGACAACACTTCTAAACAAGCTTTACCTTATGTAAATATTGTAGTTAGAGATGTAACCAAAAAAATTGTTACTGGTGGAATTACTGACGAAAACGGATTATTTAATATTAAAGACATTCCTAATGGAAAAAGCCTTATTGAAGTTCAATATATTGGTTTTAAAACATTTTCTAAAGAAATAAATATTACCAAAGAAAATAAGAATATTAATTTAGGAACTATTACCTTAAATGAAGATAGCGCTTCTTTAGATGAAGTTGTGGTAAGAGCAGAAACCTCTACTGTGGTTCAAAAAGTAGATAGAAAAGTAATTAACGTTGGTAAAGATTTAACTGCTGCAGGAACTACTGCATCCGAATTACTAAACAACGTACAATCTGTAAGTGTAGATAGCCAAACTGGTTCTATTAGTTTGCGTGGCAATGACAATGTTCGTGTTTTAATCGACGGAAAACCAACAAATATTTCTGCAGCTCAAGTATTAAAACAAATACCTTCTACTTCTATAAAAAGCATTGAATTAATTACAAATCCATCAGCAAAATACAACCCTGAAGGAATGAGTGGAATTATCAATATTATTCTAAATAAGAATGCAAATATGGGCTTTAATGGTTCTGTTGACACTGGTATTACTGCAGGACATTATGTGCGTTACAACGCTTCTACCAACATGAATTATAAAACCGGAAATGTAAATTTCTTTGCGAATTACGGCTATAATGGAGGTGATAATTTTAACTATGGTTTTGTAGATAGACCTGGCTCTAACATTTTACAAAACTTTCAATTTATAAATAATAATCAATCTCATTTATTTAAAGTTGGTGCAGATATTTATTTGAATGACAAGAATACACTGTCTTTTTATACAACTCAAAATAGATTTACTGGTGGTGGAACTGGAACTACAAGAATTACTGAAAACGGAACATTAATTTCTAACGCGCCAAACGTACAAGACCAAAGAAATAAAACAGGTACTTATAACGTAAACTACAAAGTAGATTTCGAAAAAGAAGGGCATAATTTAGAATTTGAAGCTACGTATTCTAAAACTGACAATCCAGAAGACGCAACAAACAACGACTTAACAAGAACTCCTTCTGACCAAGATTACAAATTATTAAATTACTTTAACGATATTGAAAATGACAGAAGTAACACGTTAATTAATATCGATTATACAAACCCAGTTTCTAAAGAAGGAAAATTAGAGTTAGGTTTAGAATACAGAACAAACAAAACAGCAAATATTAATTTAACAGACCAAGAGCGTTATACTTTTGATGCAAATGGTAACGTTACAGGAACAGAACCTTTAGGAAATTCGTCTTTTGATTATGATAGAAAAATCTATTCTGGTTATGTAAATTACGGACATAAATTCGGGAAATTAACCATGCAATTGGGCGCACGTTTAGAACAGTATGAAATTGTTGGGAATTTTAAACAAAATAATGTAGCTGCACCGCAAGTTACAGATGATATTTTTTCTGTATATCCATCAGCATTTTTCACCTATGCTGCTTCAGAAAAAAACCAATGGCAAGTTAGTTATAGTAGACGTGTAGACAGACCAGGAATTAGCCAAGTAAATCCTATTAGAGAATGGAGCACTCCATTAATTACTTCAGTAGGTAATCCTGATTTAATTCCACAATTTACCAATTCTTTTGAACTAAATTATACACGTCAAATTAAAAACGGTTCTGTAACACTAGGTACTTTTTACCGAAAAATTAATGATGTAATTTCTAGAGTTACAGATGTAGATCTTTTAGACCCAAATAATAGAGCACAAATTTTAACTTTTAGAAATTTTGATGACACTAGTGCTTATGGTTTAGAATTTTCTACAAACTATAAAGTAAATAATTGGTGGAGAATTAATTCTAGTATGGATTTTTATTCTCAAAAACAGTTGGGTAGCGTAGATTTAACTTCAGCAAATCCACAAAGAATAGAAGTTACAAATGAAGTTTTTAACGCAAGAATTAGCAATAGTTTTAAAGCTACAAAAAATTTAAGCTTACAATTATTTGCAATGTACAGAGGTCCGTCTAAAGACATTCAATGGGAAACAGAAAATATGTGGATGGTAAACACAGGTGCAAGTTTAAGTGTACTTAAAGGGAAAGGAACAATTAATTTTAGAGTGAATGATATTTTTCAAGGAATGAAATTCGCCTTTAATTCAGAGAATCCTTATACACAAAACGGACAATTTAATTGGGAAAGCAGAACTGCATATCTTGGTTTTAACTATAGATTTGGTGGTGGAAAAAATAAAGCAAAAAGAAGACGAAATAGAGATGATAATGAAAAAGATGGTGGTGGCGGATTCTTTTAA